From Marmota flaviventris isolate mMarFla1 chromosome X, mMarFla1.hap1, whole genome shotgun sequence, the proteins below share one genomic window:
- the Slitrk4 gene encoding SLIT and NTRK-like protein 4 yields MTIEKMFSFYFLDYLSLFRSIKFFADCKKMFLWLFLILSALISSANADSDISVEICNVCSCVSVENVLYVNCEKVSVYRPNQLKPPWSNFYHLNFQNNFLNILYPNTFLNFSHAVSLHLGNNKLQNIEGGAFLGLSALKQLHLNNNELKILRADTFLGIENLEYLQADYNLIKYIERGAFNKLHKLKVLILNDNLISFLPDNIFRFASLTHLDIRGNRIQKLPYIGVLEHIGRVVELQLEDNPWNCSCDLLPLKAWLENMPYNIYIGEAICETPSDLYGRLLKETNKQELCPMGTGSDFDVRILPPSQLENGYTTPNGHTTQTSLHRLVTKPPKTTNPSKISGIVAGKALSNRNLSQIVSYQTRVPPLTPCPAPCFCKTHPSDLGLSVNCQEKNIQSMSELIPKPLNAKKLHVNGNSIKDVDISDFTEFEGLDLLHLGSNQITMIKGDVFHNLTNLRRLYLNGNQIERLYPEIFSGLHNLQYLYLEYNLIKEILAGTFDSMPNLQLLYLNNNLLKSLPVYIFSGAPLARLNLRNNKFMYLPVSGVLDQLQSLTQIDLEGNPWDCTCDLVALKLWLEKLNDGIVVKELKCETPVQFANIELKSLKNEILCPKLLNKPSAPFTSPAPAITFTTPLGPIRSPPGGPVPLSILILSILVVLILTVFVAFCLLVFVLRRNKKPTVKHEGLGNPECGSMQLQLRKHDHKTNKKDGLSTEAFIPQTIEQMSKSHTCGLKESETGFMFSDPPGQKVIMRNVADKEKDLLHVDTRKRLSTIDELDELFPSRDSNVFIQNFLESKKEYNSIGVSGFEIRYPEKQDKKNKKSLIGGNHSKIVVEQRKSEYFELKAKLQSSPDYLQVLEEQTALNKI; encoded by the coding sequence ATGACcattgaaaaaatgttttctttttattttttagattatttatctttattcagAAGCATAAAGTTCTTTGCTGATTGCAAGAAGATGTTTCTTTGGCTCTTTCTGATTTTGTCAGCACTGATTTCTTCGGCAAATGCAGATTCTGACATATCGGTGGAAATTTGCAATGTGTGCTCCTGCGTGTCAGTTGAGAATGTGCTCTATGTCAACTGTGAGAAGGTTTCAGTCTACAGACCAAATCAGCTGAAACCACCTTGGTCTAATTTTTATCACCTCAActtccaaaacaattttttaaatatcctctATCCAAATACATTCTTGAATTTTTCACACGCAGTATCCCTGCATCTGGGAAATAATAAACTGCAGAACATTGAGGGAGGAGCCTTTCTTGGGCTCAGTGCATTAAAGCAGTTGCACTTGAACAACAATGAATTAAAGATTCTCCGAGCTGACACTTTCCTTGGCATAGAGAACTTGGAGTATCTCCAGGCTGACTACAATTTAATCAAGTATATTGAACGAGGAGCCTTCAATAAGCTCCACAAACTGAAAGTTCTCATTCTTAATGACAATCTGATTTCATTCCTTCCTGATAATATTTTCCGATTCGCATCTTTGACCCATCTGGATATACGAGGGAATAGAATCCAGAAGCTCCCCTATATTGGAGTTCTGGAACACATTGGCCGTGTTGTTGAACTGCAACTGGAAGATAACCCTTGGAACTGTAGCTGTGATTTGTTGCCTTTAAAAGCTTGGCTGGAGAACATGCCATATAACATTTACATAGGAGAAGCTATCTGTGAAACTCCCAGTGACTTATATGGAAGGCTGTTAAAAGAAACCAACAAACAAGAATTATGCCCCATGGGCACAGGCAGTGATTTTGATGTGCGTATCCTGCCTCCATCTCAACTGGAAAATGGCTACACCACTCCCAATGGTCACACAACACAGACATCCTTGCACAGATTAGTGACCAAGCCACCAAAAACGACAAATCCTTCCAAGATCTCTGGAATCGTGGCAGGCAAAGCCCTCTCCAACCGCAATCTCAGTCAGATTGTGTCTTACCAAACAAGGGTGCCTCCTCTAACACCTTGCCCGGCGCCTTGCTTTTGCAAAACACATCCTTCAGACTTGGGACTGAGCGTGAACTGCCAGGAGAAAAATATACAGTCCATGTCTGAACTGATACCGAAACCTTTAAATGCCAAGAAATTGCATGTCAATGGCAATAGCATCAAAGATGTGGATATCTCAGACTTCACTGAGTTCGAAGGACTGGATTTGCTCCATTTAGGCAGCAATCAGATTACAATGATCAAAGGAGATGTATTCCACAATCTTACTAATTTACGCAGGTTGTATCTCAATGGCAATCAGATTGAAAGACTGTATCCGGAAATATTTTCAGGCCTTCATAACCTGCAGTATCTGTATTTGGAATACAATCTGATTAAGGAAATCTTAGCAGGCACCTTTGACTCCATGCCAAATTTGCAGTTactgtatttaaataataatctcTTAAAGAGCCTGCCTGTTTACATTTTTTCTGGAGCACCCCTTGCTAGACTGAATCTGAGGAACAACAAATTCATGTACCTCCCTGTCAGTGGGGTCCTCGATCAACTTCAGTCTCTCACACAGATTGACTTGGAGGGCAACCCATGGGACTGCACTTGTGACTTGGTGGCATTAAAGCTGTGGCTGGAGAAGCTGAATGATGGGATTGTTGTGAAAGAACTGAAATGTGAGACACCTGTTCAGTTTGCCAACATTGAACTGAAGTCCCTCAAAAATGAAATCTTATGTCCCAAACTTTTAAACAAGCCATCTGCACCATTTACAAGCCCTGCACCTGCTATTACATTCACCACTCCATTGGGTCCCATTCGAAGTCCTCCTGGTGGCCCCGTGCCTCTATCTATTTTAATCTTAAGTATCTTAGTGGTCctcattttaactgtttttgttgctttttgcCTTCTTGTTTTTGTGCTGCGACGCAACAAGAAACCTACCGTGAAACACGAAGGGCTGGGGAATCCTGAGTGTGGCTCCATGCAGCTGCAGCTAAGGAAGCATGACCACAAAACCAATAAAAAGGACGGACTGAGCACAGAAGCTTTCATTCCACAAACTATAGAACAGATGAGCAAGAGCCACACCTGTGGCTTGAAAGAGTCAGAAACCGGGTTCATGTTTTCAGATCCTCCGGGACAGAAAGTCATTATGCGAAATGTTGCTGACAAGGAGAAAGATTTATTACATGTGGATACCAGGAAGAGACTGAGCACAATTGATGAGCTGGATGAATTATTCCCTAGCAGGGATTCCAAcgtatttattcaaaattttcttgAAAGCAAAAAGGAGTATAATAGCATAGGTGTCAGTGGCTTTGAGATCCGCTATCcagaaaaacaagataaaaaaaacaagaagtccCTGATAGGTGGCAACCACAGTAAAATCGTTGTGGAACAAAGGAAGAGTGAGTATTTTGAACTGAAGGCGAAACTTCAGAGTTCCCCTGACTACCTACAGGTCCTTGAGGAGCAAACAGCTTTGAACAAGATATAG